In Wenyingzhuangia fucanilytica, the following are encoded in one genomic region:
- the wecB gene encoding non-hydrolyzing UDP-N-acetylglucosamine 2-epimerase, whose product MDGKPTTENQQPVIKIVTILGARPQFVKAAVLSRVIVEHNEIEEVIVHTGQHYDNNMSMVFFEEMQIPVPKYNLNINGLSHGAMTGQMLAKIEEVLLFEKPEAVVVYGDTNSTLAGALAAQKLGIKVVHIEAGLRSFNMSMPEEVNRIVTDRIANLLLCPTQTAIDNLEKEGFRNHDIKIVNSGDIMKDAVEFYGALSQEKATVLEKHQLKQNDFVLATIHRQENTDDINALKGIFEGLLAIHQNKEVVMPLHPRTKSILEKHQLTYPITFIDPVGYFDMLALLQNCALVITDSGGLQKEAFFNKKACVIAREETEWVELVNNGFASLVGSDTQKMKEAYQYHISKQHDFSMSLYGNQVGQAIYKEIKKLIIQK is encoded by the coding sequence ATGGATGGGAAACCTACAACCGAGAACCAACAACCAGTTATCAAAATAGTTACCATATTAGGAGCAAGACCACAGTTTGTAAAAGCTGCGGTATTGAGTAGAGTGATTGTAGAGCACAATGAAATTGAAGAAGTAATTGTTCATACAGGCCAGCACTACGACAACAATATGAGTATGGTCTTTTTTGAGGAAATGCAAATACCAGTTCCTAAATACAATTTAAATATCAATGGTTTAAGTCATGGTGCCATGACTGGTCAAATGTTAGCTAAAATAGAAGAAGTATTGTTGTTTGAAAAACCAGAAGCTGTGGTGGTTTATGGAGATACTAATTCAACTTTGGCAGGAGCTTTGGCGGCTCAAAAATTAGGAATTAAAGTAGTACATATAGAAGCAGGATTGCGATCTTTTAACATGTCTATGCCAGAGGAGGTAAATAGAATTGTTACCGATAGAATTGCCAATTTATTATTATGTCCAACACAAACGGCTATTGATAATTTAGAAAAAGAAGGATTTAGAAATCACGATATTAAAATTGTGAATTCTGGGGATATTATGAAAGATGCAGTGGAATTCTATGGAGCTTTATCGCAAGAAAAAGCTACGGTTTTAGAAAAGCATCAATTAAAGCAAAATGATTTTGTATTGGCTACTATTCACAGACAAGAAAATACAGATGATATCAACGCATTAAAAGGAATTTTTGAAGGGTTACTAGCAATTCATCAAAATAAAGAGGTTGTGATGCCTTTGCATCCTAGAACAAAATCTATTTTAGAAAAACATCAATTAACTTATCCTATAACTTTTATAGATCCTGTTGGTTATTTTGATATGTTGGCATTGTTGCAAAATTGTGCTTTGGTAATTACGGATAGTGGAGGTTTGCAAAAGGAAGCCTTTTTTAATAAAAAAGCCTGTGTCATAGCTCGTGAAGAAACTGAGTGGGTTGAGTTGGTAAATAACGGATTTGCTAGCTTGGTAGGGAGTGATACACAAAAAATGAAAGAAGCTTATCAATATCATATTTCTAAACAACATGATTTTTCTATGTCATTATATGGAAATCAAGTTGGTCAAGCTATTTATAAGGAAATAAAAAAGTTGATTATTCAAAAATAA
- a CDS encoding oligosaccharide flippase family protein, with amino-acid sequence MGIVLKESYKNTVTLLIAILVGAINTLFLYVYFLDTEYYGLVTFLLSTAFILKPLMALGVNYSVVKFFSSFTNKEEIDKFLSSALWFPLLLVIPLGVICAFFYDAISESLSKENPLVKNYTYLIFLVALATAYFEIFYAWARVQLKSVFGNILKELFVRLAATVLLFAVYFKWINSHQFVLCLTAAYFLQMFIMMWFALKLYRPHFSFGVPSNFKEIVKYSLYIILAGSAATILLDIDKFMIPQKEAIEQVAFYAVAVYIGTVIEIPGRAMSQIVQPLTAKAINEKNDDEVLGLYRKTAITLLLASGLIFVLVNANLASIYAFLPQKYTGGFWVVLMISTAKLYHMFLGNNGAIISNSKHYKVLLPYGLGMAVSVIFLNNWLIDFMGINGAALATLIVVLIFNTIKLWYVKSKFNIQPTTIKTWIALFSIFLLTYIGVMFNFKFHPIINILIESILLGVIYLFVVIHFQLSTDITAVYHQIKLKLKKYFFLG; translated from the coding sequence ATGGGAATTGTTTTAAAAGAATCATATAAAAATACAGTTACCTTGCTTATTGCTATTTTGGTAGGAGCTATCAATACCTTGTTTTTATATGTTTACTTTTTAGATACCGAGTATTACGGTTTGGTAACCTTCCTGTTATCTACAGCGTTTATTTTAAAACCTTTAATGGCTCTAGGAGTAAATTATAGCGTAGTAAAATTTTTCTCATCATTTACCAATAAAGAAGAAATAGATAAGTTTTTAAGTTCAGCCCTTTGGTTTCCTTTGTTGCTTGTAATTCCTTTAGGAGTTATTTGTGCATTTTTTTACGATGCTATTTCAGAGAGTTTGTCTAAGGAAAATCCGTTGGTAAAAAATTATACTTATTTAATTTTTTTGGTAGCTCTGGCAACTGCCTATTTTGAAATATTTTATGCTTGGGCAAGGGTACAGTTAAAATCGGTTTTTGGAAATATATTAAAAGAACTTTTTGTAAGGTTAGCTGCAACAGTTTTGTTGTTTGCTGTTTATTTTAAATGGATCAATAGTCATCAATTTGTATTGTGCTTAACGGCAGCTTATTTTTTACAAATGTTTATCATGATGTGGTTTGCATTAAAATTATACAGACCTCATTTTAGTTTTGGAGTCCCGTCAAATTTTAAAGAGATTGTAAAGTATAGTCTGTATATTATTTTAGCAGGTTCTGCTGCAACTATTTTGTTGGATATAGATAAATTTATGATTCCACAAAAAGAAGCCATAGAACAAGTAGCCTTTTATGCAGTGGCAGTTTATATAGGAACAGTAATTGAAATTCCTGGTAGAGCTATGAGTCAAATCGTTCAACCTTTAACAGCCAAAGCTATTAACGAAAAGAATGATGATGAGGTGTTAGGCTTGTATAGAAAAACAGCAATCACTTTGTTACTTGCTTCGGGATTAATTTTTGTTTTGGTAAACGCTAATTTAGCATCTATTTATGCTTTTTTACCTCAAAAATACACTGGTGGTTTTTGGGTGGTGTTGATGATTTCTACAGCTAAATTGTATCATATGTTTTTAGGGAATAATGGAGCTATTATTTCTAATTCAAAACACTATAAAGTTTTACTTCCCTATGGATTAGGAATGGCTGTTTCGGTCATATTTTTAAACAATTGGTTGATAGATTTTATGGGGATTAATGGTGCAGCTTTAGCAACTTTAATTGTGGTTCTTATTTTTAACACTATTAAATTATGGTATGTAAAAAGTAAGTTTAATATTCAGCCAACTACTATTAAAACATGGATTGCATTGTTTTCTATTTTTCTTTTAACCTATATAGGGGTGATGTTTAATTTTAAGTTTCATCCCATTATTAATATATTGATAGAATCTATTCTTTTAGGAGTAATTTATCTTTTTGTAGTGATTCATTTTCAGTTGTCTACAGATATTACAGCTGTTTATCATCAAATAAAGTTAAAACTGAAAAAGTATTTTTTTTTAGGGTGA
- the rpsF gene encoding 30S ribosomal protein S6: MNHYETVFILNPVLSDVQVKETVQKFEDYLVSKGAEMLHKEDWGLKKLAYTIQKKKSGFYHLFEYKVAGEVIAPFELEFRRDDSVMRYLTVKLDKHAAAWAEKRKSNLKSAK, translated from the coding sequence ATGAATCATTACGAAACTGTTTTCATTTTGAATCCCGTTTTATCTGACGTTCAGGTAAAGGAAACAGTACAAAAGTTCGAGGACTATTTGGTTTCTAAAGGTGCCGAAATGTTACATAAGGAAGATTGGGGGCTAAAGAAGTTAGCTTACACAATCCAAAAGAAAAAAAGTGGATTTTACCACTTATTTGAGTACAAAGTTGCTGGTGAAGTAATTGCTCCTTTTGAATTAGAATTTAGACGTGACGATAGCGTTATGCGTTACTTAACTGTAAAGTTAGATAAGCACGCTGCTGCATGGGCTGAAAAAAGAAAGTCTAACTTAAAATCTGCGAAGTAA
- the rpsR gene encoding 30S ribosomal protein S18 produces MANIDQQAKGGSKGDVRYLTPLDIETKKEAKYCRFKKKGIKYIDYKDADFLMYLVNEQGKILPRRLTGTSLKYQRKVAQSIKRARHLALMPYVGDLLK; encoded by the coding sequence ATGGCAAATATAGATCAACAAGCAAAAGGAGGATCTAAAGGAGATGTAAGATATCTTACTCCATTAGACATCGAAACTAAAAAAGAAGCTAAATACTGTAGATTTAAGAAAAAAGGAATCAAATACATCGACTATAAAGATGCAGATTTCTTAATGTACTTAGTAAACGAGCAAGGTAAAATTTTACCAAGACGTTTAACAGGAACTTCTTTAAAATACCAACGTAAAGTGGCTCAATCTATCAAGAGAGCTCGTCACTTGGCATTAATGCCTTATGTTGGAGATTTATTAAAATAA
- the rplI gene encoding 50S ribosomal protein L9, whose amino-acid sequence MQVILKQDVENLGFTDDIVEVKSGYGRNFLIPTRKAVLATESAKKVLAETLKQRAYKEAKLVEQANATAEAIKALEIKLTSKVGQGTKLFGSISNIDVAEALEKAGHSIEKKFIKIAGGSIKRTGKYTAAVRLHRTVTVDLEFEIIAE is encoded by the coding sequence ATGCAAGTAATATTAAAACAAGACGTTGAGAACTTAGGGTTCACAGACGATATCGTAGAAGTAAAGAGCGGTTACGGACGTAACTTTTTAATTCCTACAAGAAAAGCTGTTTTAGCAACTGAGTCTGCTAAAAAAGTATTAGCAGAAACTTTAAAGCAACGTGCTTATAAGGAAGCTAAATTAGTTGAGCAAGCTAACGCTACTGCAGAGGCTATCAAGGCATTAGAGATTAAATTGACTTCTAAAGTAGGTCAAGGAACTAAATTATTTGGTTCTATTTCTAACATTGATGTTGCTGAAGCTTTAGAAAAAGCTGGACATTCAATTGAGAAAAAATTCATCAAAATAGCTGGAGGTTCTATCAAAAGAACTGGAAAGTATACTGCTGCAGTTCGTTTACACAGAACTGTAACTGTTGATTTAGAATTTGAAATTATTGCTGAATAA
- a CDS encoding DUF6495 family protein encodes MKYIQLTKEQLEELHEEFATFLASQQIDVKEWNDIKANKPEVADEEINIFSDLVWEDVLSKAEYIEHFSKSSINLFYCTEGVIQRIMIKSNDETVDLSTQEGIQTLLNNPKSNQFEFFKGAKKYAKERNLEIFDLILKGASINKEGALYQNFKKFVD; translated from the coding sequence ATGAAATACATTCAATTAACCAAAGAACAATTAGAAGAATTACACGAAGAGTTTGCTACTTTTTTAGCTTCGCAGCAAATAGATGTAAAAGAATGGAATGATATTAAAGCTAACAAGCCAGAGGTTGCTGATGAGGAAATTAATATTTTTAGCGATTTGGTTTGGGAGGATGTTTTATCTAAAGCTGAGTATATAGAGCATTTTTCTAAATCTAGCATCAATTTGTTTTATTGTACAGAAGGGGTAATTCAGAGAATCATGATTAAATCTAATGATGAAACGGTTGATTTATCTACTCAAGAAGGAATTCAGACTTTATTAAACAATCCTAAGAGCAATCAGTTTGAGTTTTTTAAAGGGGCAAAAAAATATGCTAAGGAAAGAAACTTGGAAATTTTTGATTTGATTTTAAAAGGTGCAAGTATTAACAAAGAAGGAGCTTTGTATCAAAATTTCAAGAAATTTGTAGATTAA
- a CDS encoding TrmH family RNA methyltransferase: MVDQQLVSYLEEFVTEERKALFKQVLENRTKHFTVVLEDLYQKHNWSAVVRSCDVFGIQDIYTIENKYSAYISNGVGKGAQKWVDFHRFKTRENNTQDCVDELKEKGYQIIVTTPHEDSSFVSDFDITKKSAFVFGVEGAGASDLIMNKADGYLKIPMYGFTESLNVSVAAAITLQNTTERLHKSDIDWKLTDEQKEGLYLSWLEKSIGSVKHIKERYYKELENKK, translated from the coding sequence ATGGTAGATCAACAATTAGTATCTTATTTAGAGGAGTTTGTTACTGAAGAGCGCAAAGCGTTGTTCAAACAAGTTCTAGAAAACAGAACAAAACACTTTACTGTGGTGTTAGAAGATTTGTATCAAAAACACAATTGGAGTGCAGTAGTGCGTAGTTGTGATGTTTTTGGAATACAAGATATTTATACCATAGAAAATAAATACAGCGCTTATATTTCTAATGGGGTTGGAAAAGGGGCTCAGAAATGGGTAGATTTTCATAGGTTTAAAACCAGAGAAAACAATACCCAAGATTGTGTTGATGAGTTAAAAGAAAAAGGATATCAAATTATTGTAACTACACCCCACGAAGATTCTTCTTTTGTGTCAGACTTTGATATCACTAAAAAATCAGCCTTTGTTTTTGGAGTAGAAGGAGCGGGAGCTTCAGACTTAATTATGAATAAAGCAGATGGATATTTAAAAATACCTATGTACGGCTTTACAGAAAGTTTAAATGTGTCTGTAGCTGCAGCCATTACTTTGCAAAATACTACAGAGAGGTTACACAAATCTGATATAGATTGGAAACTTACTGATGAACAAAAAGAAGGACTTTATTTAAGTTGGTTAGAAAAATCTATAGGTTCTGTAAAACACATCAAGGAGAGATATTATAAGGAATTAGAAAATAAAAAGTAG
- a CDS encoding YHYH protein, with amino-acid sequence MNLLFNPIALFLCFFMVVSCSKDTMTSIEDDEIENVEDTDNEDSDNSDDSSEEGTLHAAFSDFSSDIDIVLIDNNTVSIETDGLPNHTSPYWSPTHDLYVAPTVATESRMSPGYIDDFEGTYALQVSTHPQKAAQTTATSLGAIGISVSGGVIYNQNEAGNIQITQNVASGLDYSGAHTGPTSYHYHFEPTAFSDDDANLVGIIADGFFLYGRKCTSTGTYPTDLDASNGHSSTTVHNTEGEYHYHIGNTTIYNKYYVNFTGDYQGTPYSISGGNAGGGQRP; translated from the coding sequence ATGAACTTACTTTTTAATCCAATAGCATTATTTCTATGTTTTTTCATGGTCGTTTCTTGTAGTAAAGATACGATGACCTCTATTGAAGATGATGAAATAGAAAATGTAGAAGATACAGATAATGAGGATTCAGACAACTCAGATGATTCTTCAGAAGAAGGAACATTACATGCTGCTTTTTCAGATTTTTCTTCGGATATCGATATTGTTTTGATTGATAACAATACAGTTTCTATTGAAACAGATGGTTTGCCAAACCACACTTCTCCTTATTGGTCTCCAACGCATGATTTATATGTGGCGCCAACAGTAGCTACAGAATCTCGTATGTCTCCAGGATATATTGATGATTTTGAAGGGACTTATGCTTTACAAGTATCTACCCATCCACAAAAAGCTGCACAAACTACTGCTACTTCTTTAGGAGCCATTGGTATTTCTGTTAGTGGAGGTGTAATTTACAATCAAAACGAGGCAGGAAATATTCAGATTACCCAAAATGTAGCATCAGGTTTAGATTATTCAGGTGCTCATACAGGACCTACAAGTTATCATTATCATTTTGAACCTACTGCATTTTCTGATGATGATGCTAATTTGGTTGGAATTATTGCTGATGGTTTTTTCTTATACGGGCGTAAATGTACTTCAACCGGAACTTATCCAACAGATTTAGATGCTTCTAATGGACATAGCTCGACCACTGTTCATAATACAGAAGGAGAATATCATTATCACATAGGTAATACTACTATTTACAATAAATATTACGTGAATTTTACTGGAGATTATCAAGGAACTCCTTATTCTATTTCGGGTGGAAATGCTGGAGGTGGGCAAAGACCTTAA
- a CDS encoding toxin-antitoxin system YwqK family antitoxin, producing the protein MKYFKILLFILSCIACKPSNQKKDGVKFSTVSYDSLVKNTTNGLMMYNGTLFTGVAKLYADDSRSLKYFVTYQAGLKNGTCKRWYDNGNINYETQYIKGRKQGLTKIWYKNGQLQSESTYYKGVLHGKEQVWYPTGELQKERNLVYGQEQGMQKAWRKNGKLYANYEAVNGRIFGLLGANMCYEVENEKVKK; encoded by the coding sequence ATGAAATATTTTAAAATCTTATTATTTATTTTAAGCTGTATAGCTTGTAAACCCTCAAACCAAAAAAAAGATGGGGTAAAGTTTAGTACTGTTAGTTACGATAGTTTAGTAAAGAATACTACAAATGGCTTAATGATGTATAATGGTACATTATTTACAGGTGTGGCAAAATTGTATGCTGATGATAGTAGAAGTTTAAAATATTTTGTGACTTATCAAGCTGGATTAAAGAACGGTACTTGTAAGCGATGGTATGACAATGGAAATATAAATTACGAAACCCAATATATAAAAGGACGTAAACAAGGCTTGACTAAAATTTGGTATAAAAACGGGCAATTGCAAAGTGAATCAACTTATTACAAGGGAGTTTTACATGGTAAAGAACAAGTTTGGTATCCAACTGGTGAATTACAAAAAGAAAGAAACCTTGTGTATGGTCAGGAGCAGGGGATGCAAAAGGCTTGGCGAAAAAATGGAAAGTTATATGCTAATTACGAAGCCGTTAATGGAAGAATTTTTGGGTTATTAGGTGCTAATATGTGTTATGAGGTAGAAAATGAAAAAGTTAAAAAATAG
- a CDS encoding SCO family protein: MKKLKNSIIILVGLLLLGACQSKKQTGSRVNKLPYYKEASFTPYWNLSESELKTFHTISDFNLIDQSGQKISNKTFDDKIYVVNFFFTTCPGICPKMTSNLSMVQKAYLKDKEVLILSHSVTPSIDSVEVLKHYAEVNDIQQNKWFLATGSRKEIYDLGRNSYFIEEDMGEELKEDDFLHTENFVLIDKNKHIRGIYNGLNKTATQQLIIDIKTLKEAH; this comes from the coding sequence ATGAAAAAGTTAAAAAATAGTATAATTATTCTTGTTGGCTTGTTGCTTTTAGGAGCTTGTCAATCCAAAAAACAAACAGGGAGTAGGGTAAATAAATTACCGTATTATAAAGAAGCTAGTTTTACTCCTTATTGGAATTTATCAGAAAGTGAATTAAAAACATTTCATACAATTTCAGATTTTAATTTGATAGATCAATCAGGTCAAAAAATATCAAATAAAACATTTGATGATAAAATTTATGTGGTAAACTTTTTCTTTACCACTTGTCCGGGAATTTGTCCTAAAATGACTAGTAATTTATCAATGGTACAAAAGGCTTATTTAAAAGATAAAGAGGTGTTAATTTTATCTCATTCTGTTACTCCATCTATAGATTCTGTTGAGGTTTTAAAACATTATGCAGAAGTTAATGATATACAACAAAACAAATGGTTTTTAGCTACAGGAAGCAGAAAAGAAATTTATGATTTAGGAAGAAACTCTTATTTTATTGAAGAAGATATGGGAGAGGAATTAAAGGAAGATGATTTTTTACACACAGAAAACTTTGTGTTAATAGATAAAAACAAACATATAAGGGGAATCTATAACGGACTTAATAAAACTGCTACGCAACAATTAATTATTGACATTAAAACATTAAAAGAGGCCCATTAA
- a CDS encoding DUF3592 domain-containing protein codes for MNKLIFPFIIVAVVVLAFVIKLNYKEKVLNDAETTNGKVLREFQRGKLPYCEFTYTVDSVEYHKKQEVPMHLKNKVLDSTYTVYYDIDNPKNAILKFK; via the coding sequence ATGAATAAATTGATTTTTCCATTTATCATAGTCGCTGTTGTTGTTTTAGCTTTTGTTATTAAACTTAACTATAAAGAAAAAGTTTTAAATGATGCTGAAACAACAAATGGAAAAGTTCTTAGAGAATTTCAACGAGGTAAATTACCTTATTGTGAATTTACCTATACTGTTGATAGCGTTGAATATCACAAAAAACAAGAAGTTCCTATGCATTTAAAAAATAAAGTACTCGATAGTACTTATACCGTTTATTACGATATAGACAATCCTAAAAATGCAATCCTAAAATTTAAATAG
- a CDS encoding aldose 1-epimerase family protein: MTTTYTLQNKFLQATFKSQGAELISLKQNEIEYIWQGDPKHWNRHTPVLFPFVGALKNNTYQYKNESYSLGQHGFARDKEFTVVKQTENSITFQLIADDETQKVYPFNFVFNITYTLSNSGLSTAYGVENPSTEDLYFSVGGHPAFNCPFEKHQTREEYILMFDNDETPEARLIEGGLIGNQTHKVFKQGGVLELPKDVFDKDAIVFNPNPFSQVSFIHEPTGNTYMSVEFKNFPFLGIWSKNQESPFICIEPWHGIADNVDHNQELTEKEGIIKLKPQESFDCEYTILINFENE, encoded by the coding sequence ATGACAACAACATACACCTTACAAAACAAATTCTTACAAGCTACTTTTAAATCTCAAGGAGCAGAGTTAATTAGCTTAAAACAAAACGAAATAGAATACATTTGGCAAGGAGATCCAAAACATTGGAACCGTCATACTCCTGTTTTATTTCCTTTTGTAGGGGCTTTAAAAAATAACACTTACCAATACAAAAACGAGAGCTATTCCCTAGGTCAGCATGGTTTTGCAAGAGACAAAGAATTTACGGTTGTTAAACAGACTGAAAATAGCATTACTTTCCAGTTGATTGCTGATGACGAAACTCAAAAAGTATATCCTTTTAATTTTGTTTTTAACATCACCTATACGCTTTCTAATTCAGGACTTTCAACTGCTTATGGAGTAGAAAATCCATCAACAGAAGATTTATATTTTTCAGTAGGTGGCCATCCTGCATTTAATTGTCCTTTTGAAAAACATCAAACAAGAGAAGAATATATTTTGATGTTTGACAATGATGAAACACCAGAAGCAAGACTGATTGAAGGTGGTTTAATTGGAAACCAAACACACAAAGTATTTAAACAAGGTGGTGTTTTAGAATTACCAAAAGATGTTTTTGATAAGGATGCCATCGTATTTAATCCTAACCCATTCTCTCAAGTTTCTTTTATTCACGAACCAACAGGGAATACTTATATGAGTGTTGAGTTTAAAAACTTTCCTTTTTTAGGTATTTGGTCTAAAAATCAAGAATCTCCTTTTATTTGTATTGAACCTTGGCATGGAATTGCAGATAATGTAGATCACAACCAGGAACTTACTGAAAAAGAAGGAATTATAAAGTTAAAGCCTCAAGAATCCTTTGATTGTGAATACACCATATTGATAAATTTTGAAAATGAATAA
- a CDS encoding alanine dehydrogenase translates to MGKRMAAFGKFEFHVQEERLVIPSKKGDFLIGIPKETCHEEKRVCLTPDAVAAMTLQGHKIVIETGAGIASNFSDAEYSESGAKIAYSAKEVFECYLILKVSPPSIEEINLMRPQAFLVSSLQLKTQSADYFKALANKRITAIAFDFIKDEHNSFPIVKSLSEIAGTASILIASELMNAENGGSGRLLGNISGVPPCEVVILGAGTVGLFAAKSAKGLGASIKVFDNSITKLRQLQQDLHIPIYTSTIHHKALEKALMRADVVIGAIKGKTRAPIVVSEDLVSIMKEGAVIIDVSIDRGGCIETSELTTHSNPTFKKHGIIHYCVPNIPSRYAKTATISISNIITPYLLNIGEEGGFESAVKYDNIIRSGMYMYKGILTNKAVGDWFDFPFTDINLLIF, encoded by the coding sequence ATGGGGAAACGTATGGCTGCATTTGGAAAATTTGAGTTTCATGTTCAAGAAGAACGACTAGTAATTCCATCTAAAAAAGGAGATTTTCTTATAGGAATACCCAAAGAAACTTGTCACGAAGAAAAACGTGTTTGCTTAACTCCCGATGCTGTTGCTGCCATGACTTTACAAGGTCATAAAATTGTAATTGAAACTGGAGCAGGAATAGCCTCTAACTTTTCTGACGCTGAATATTCTGAATCGGGAGCAAAAATTGCTTACAGTGCTAAAGAAGTTTTTGAATGTTACTTAATTTTAAAAGTTTCTCCCCCTTCTATAGAAGAAATTAACTTGATGAGGCCACAAGCTTTTTTAGTTTCATCATTACAACTTAAAACACAATCCGCAGATTATTTTAAAGCTTTGGCTAACAAGCGCATTACCGCCATTGCTTTTGATTTTATTAAAGATGAACACAATAGTTTTCCTATCGTTAAATCTTTAAGTGAAATTGCAGGAACTGCTTCTATCCTTATCGCTTCTGAATTGATGAATGCAGAAAATGGCGGATCTGGTAGATTACTAGGAAACATTAGTGGTGTTCCTCCATGTGAGGTTGTTATTTTAGGAGCAGGTACCGTTGGTTTATTTGCCGCAAAATCTGCCAAAGGACTTGGAGCCAGCATTAAAGTTTTTGACAATTCAATTACCAAACTTAGACAACTACAACAAGATTTACATATTCCTATTTACACTTCTACCATCCATCACAAAGCTTTAGAAAAAGCTTTAATGAGAGCCGATGTTGTAATTGGAGCCATTAAAGGAAAAACCAGAGCTCCTATTGTTGTATCCGAAGACCTTGTTTCTATTATGAAAGAAGGTGCCGTAATTATTGATGTTAGTATTGATAGAGGTGGTTGTATAGAAACTTCAGAGTTAACCACGCATAGCAATCCTACTTTTAAAAAACATGGAATTATTCACTACTGTGTGCCTAATATTCCATCCAGATACGCAAAAACCGCTACAATATCTATTAGTAATATCATCACCCCTTACCTCCTAAATATTGGAGAAGAAGGTGGTTTTGAAAGCGCTGTTAAATATGATAATATCATTAGAAGTGGAATGTACATGTATAAAGGAATTTTAACCAATAAAGCTGTAGGTGATTGGTTTGATTTTCCTTTTACAGATATCAATTTATTGATTTTTTAA
- the tsaE gene encoding tRNA (adenosine(37)-N6)-threonylcarbamoyltransferase complex ATPase subunit type 1 TsaE, producing the protein MEITYNLNELPAVAKTIIANTKSKTILFYASMGTGKTTLIKEIAKELGCNISSSPTFALVNEYETNSNEVLYHFDFYRIEDENEAYDIGIEEYLYNNHWAFIEWPENVENLLPLDAQVVTINTNQDNSRTLILK; encoded by the coding sequence ATGGAAATTACCTACAACCTAAACGAATTACCAGCGGTAGCAAAAACCATTATTGCTAATACCAAAAGCAAAACTATTTTGTTTTATGCTTCTATGGGAACAGGTAAAACAACCCTTATTAAAGAAATTGCAAAAGAATTAGGATGTAACATTAGTTCTTCTCCAACCTTTGCTTTGGTAAATGAATACGAAACCAATAGTAATGAAGTTTTATATCATTTTGATTTTTATCGTATTGAAGACGAAAATGAAGCTTATGATATTGGAATTGAAGAATACTTATACAACAATCATTGGGCGTTTATTGAATGGCCCGAGAATGTAGAAAATTTATTACCTTTAGATGCACAGGTAGTTACAATAAACACTAACCAAGACAACAGTAGAACTCTTATCTTAAAGTAA